DNA sequence from the Malus domestica chromosome 06, GDT2T_hap1 genome:
AAAAGCTAGTGGTAGCTGACTGTGAAACGGAgcagtaaaaaatcattaaaacgACATGTCGTTGTGGAAGCGAGGTCGGAGGGTCAAACAAGACCAATCACGTGCTCTAATTAATCATTTTATTAAGTAAACAGTAATTAAGAAAGAATTTTGGCAGACAAGTTTGACTAATAAGTATAATTCCTCTGTTTTATGTGGACTTGTACAAAGTCTTTTTCCTTTTATAGAGAGATTTTTGTGTTATCGAACGTAAAAGAAGATTCTTTCGTGTAACCAATTAATCATTTTCTATCTTATTTGTGATGTGATCATTTGATGAGTAGGATAGAGAAATGACAACTACGAAATAAATTAAGTGAGATAGAAATAGGTATGTAAGTTTCAAGAGTGGATCCAAGATTTGAACCTTGGGCTCACATTAAAGTATAAGTCTTTTAAATAGAAACAAAAAACGAAACccgtaaaaaaacaaaatcaattttttcATTGAGGAATTTCATCGAACACTGGCTTATTGTCAACATTCAAATCATGATGCGCACATGTAAACAAATATCGACATATGCAGAAGCAATCTGATAAGTGATATCGAGAGAGTTTATCGAGTGCTGTCGACACAATCTGTGAACATATGCCCAACAAGCATTACATCAAACACTTGATAAGTGCCAAAAGAACTCGTACCAAATATTCAAAAGGTCATCGAAAGATATTCAAAAGTATATTTCAGAGACTCCAAGTTGTCTGGAACCAAGGATATAACCGTCCACAAATCTTGTTTCTTTGCACCTACCTTTCTTTTGCTAAAGATATACCTACTTTTTCATTCGAGCAACAGAGATTTCAAATTTTGCAAATATACCCACTAACTATACATATATTACCTCAACGGCAATATTACATCCAACTGCAGTAATGTTTCAAACTCTTACATGCACACAAGGTGAATACTGAATCCTACTCTCCAGCAAAAATCTAACTTCAGTTGTAAGTATCGAAACACGAGCGCCACGGCAAAGCTTCCCGATCAACAAAACAATACGGCCGGCATCCGGCCCGTCATTCTGAACCTTGTGCAAATAGATGCACTGTTTAAGGAAATAGTACATCACTGTCAATCTCGCCTTCTGTGCTTGTCTCTCCTGGATTCTGAACGTTCCTTCTCGGGGGAGTCTCTGCTTCGACGTTTATGATGCTTCGAGTGTTTTCTGCTACTACTGCTCTTTTCTCGAGAGGatcctttcttcttccctttggACCTAGAACGGTGACGGTCCCAATGATCGCTGGATGAATCGCTATCTGAATCACTGTATCTATGCCGATGTCTCCTAGAGCGCTTTCTGCTCCTTTCATCTTCTGATGGTGAACTGTTGCTCACATTCTGGTGCCGCCTTGAGGGTGTTTTCTCCTTCCTATCTTCTTGAGGTGCTTTTTGAAAAATAATCTTGTCAAACTGATTCCCCGAAGCATCCTTCTCTGCGTTTTTGCTATTACTTCTCGCTGAATTACCCGTCAAGTTACCATTCAAAGGCTCAGTATTGTCACGTGGAGCATCTTGAGAACTTTCTGGTCTGTGTGAAATATCGCGAGTGGAAGGTGGCTTATTATCAACTGGCAGGATACTGGAATGCCCTGAACCAGCTCCTTTGGGAGGCAAAGTCCTGGCTTTGTTCGTTGATGAGGTCAGCTCAGGGGGAACCTCTAGGCCTAGTTCTTTTCCTAAGGATTCCAAAAAGTCACCTGCGATCAAACGGTTTAATGTTGTATTAGCTGCTTCAACCTTCTTCTCTGGCTTACCGACCCCTTTGGGAATAGAGGCATCCtcatcatcatcctcatcatcaGAAAATATAGCCTGCACACAAATGAAGATTAATATTAGGCCATATTCTACGCTACGTATAACATATGCACGTAAAAACAAATTATTGAATATTGTGTTTAAAGCACCTTGTAAAGGTCAACTGGCCTCTCAACGTTTTCAACTTCAACATCAATTGTGCTTTCCTCGTCAACTACATCTTTGCTTATTCCTCGGGCATAAGATTGAACAGCAGGGATGTAGTCTCTCTTTACAATTACAGTTTCTTCTGCTTTTGTGTCTTTTCCAGAATCTGATGTAAAAATCAGAGTTTCCATTTTGCTCTTCATCCGTGGAGCTGGTGGTGGCTGCATGTGACAGTATCATATGTTTAAGGTATGGTgataagaaaaatgttgagagagagagagagagcaggagTTATAGAGGAGTATTCAACTGCACCTTCCCCATGAAAGGATCGATGAGATCAAAGCGTTTGCATAAAATAGGTGAAGGACGCCACTGATATTCTGTCCGTTTTATGCAAACTTCCTTTTTTATCGATTTTTCAGCTTGAGTGTCTTTGGCTTGCtgttttaaaaaataagaaaccaaataattaaatttaaaaaaaaatcacatttacaACTTCAAAACCTGATAACCAACAGCAAAACATACCGCTGATCCCCCAGAAGTAAACTGCATGGCTCCAGCAGATAAAAAATCCATGAACTGTGATGTGGAGAGTTTGCTTTCTTTACTCCATTTCCCTTTCTGTATTGCATCGGCTGCAGCCTCAAAGTCCAATCTCTCACGAGCACGAACTGCTTCTGACATATGACTCGCTCCGCCAGACTCAGTAGATCGAAGTCCTCCTTGATACTTCTCCTTGAGAAACCGCTCAAACCTTTCTTGCTTTGCAGGATCATCATTGAAAGGTTTTGCAACTTCCAGCATCTCGCCCTATATTCAACACAAAAAACAAAGTGAGAAAATCTAAAACTTTCCTTGAGCAAACACAACCCAGATCTTTCGTTCATTCAcgcaaatatgaaaaactattggTAGCTAAGGCAATGCATAAGTAAACCAAGGACATTACAATCTAGATTCGcaaaaaatttatgaaaataaacatttgagAAAGGGGACAAGCAAGATGTATCGTACTCACATCTAATGCAGGTTTAGTAAAAGTATCTGATAGATTGTACTGAAGCTGAATGGCATCTTTAGAAGCAACAGATGAATTTGACTCTTTGGAGCTTCGTTCCAATGGCCTTTCCCCTAAAATTTTTCCACGGTTCTCTGCTGTCATTTTCTGCTTTCGTGGAGACAATTTACCATCCAATATCTCCTTGGTGTGATTGCCTCGCTTCTGTCGCTCCTCCCACAGTTTCCTTGCATAATAATCATGGCCATTCCCTCCAACTAGAAACCTAAACAAGGGATTTGACTGATTTTTCTCTCTGGAGAGATCCTCAAATAATTTACCACATCGAGCTACTAAAGTTGCGACCCCGTCAATTAAGAGTTTCAGATTATTATCTTCGGGAGGAGATACTTCTGGGGGACCAGGATCTCCAAGCTTGTAGCCCGTATCAAGAGGCTGAGAAAATTTATGGTGGGGTACAAAATCTTTTGGTACTACAGGAGGATCAAATCTGGAACAAATCCCAGAGTAATAGTTAGCATTTATGcattcagaaagaaaaaaaaaacaagtggaAGGATCACTCTTTTCAGCATACTTGCATGAATATAAAGTTAATAAATCAATGAAAAAAAGGCAACTCACATGCACCAGAAAA
Encoded proteins:
- the LOC103437959 gene encoding G patch domain-containing protein TGH-like isoform X1; translation: MASDEDDFVFYGTPIEREEDFTSRKKKSVAEASGNLRTVVPWKQEVRDEEGRRRFHGAFSGGFSAGYYNTVGSKEGWTPQTFVSSRKNRAEVKAQDITNFLDEDERAELEGQSLGTSMQFDTFGSTAAELARKQAEKEQQKRPSAIPGPVPDELVLPATDSIGVKLLLKMGWRHGRSIKDSHTDLSYDARREARKAFLAFSSSDAKTQLADSEPVHGELDNHIELPAVDDVQSSQSTPVYVLYPKQDLHGLGFDPYKHAPEFRDKKRSRPSENRGIGYRSARSMDNNLFGFKSGKVAPGFGIGALEELDAEDEDVYNSGYDFEEIYVEDIDDEPSRSIMDSKQKLVRKEPGGLAGFRLASNSDYQHERFDPPVVPKDFVPHHKFSQPLDTGYKLGDPGPPEVSPPEDNNLKLLIDGVATLVARCGKLFEDLSREKNQSNPLFRFLVGGNGHDYYARKLWEERQKRGNHTKEILDGKLSPRKQKMTAENRGKILGERPLERSSKESNSSVASKDAIQLQYNLSDTFTKPALDGEMLEVAKPFNDDPAKQERFERFLKEKYQGGLRSTESGGASHMSEAVRARERLDFEAAADAIQKGKWSKESKLSTSQFMDFLSAGAMQFTSGGSAQAKDTQAEKSIKKEVCIKRTEYQWRPSPILCKRFDLIDPFMGKPPPAPRMKSKMETLIFTSDSGKDTKAEETVIVKRDYIPAVQSYARGISKDVVDEESTIDVEVENVERPVDLYKAIFSDDEDDDEDASIPKGVGKPEKKVEAANTTLNRLIAGDFLESLGKELGLEVPPELTSSTNKARTLPPKGAGSGHSSILPVDNKPPSTRDISHRPESSQDAPRDNTEPLNGNLTGNSARSNSKNAEKDASGNQFDKIIFQKAPQEDRKEKTPSRRHQNVSNSSPSEDERSRKRSRRHRHRYSDSDSDSSSDHWDRHRSRSKGKKKGSSREKSSSSRKHSKHHKRRSRDSPEKERSESRRDKHRRRD
- the LOC103437959 gene encoding G patch domain-containing protein TGH-like isoform X2, which translates into the protein MGWRHGRSIKDSHTDLSYDARREARKAFLAFSSSDAKTQLADSEPVHGELDNHIELPAVDDVQSSQSTPVYVLYPKQDLHGLGFDPYKHAPEFRDKKRSRPSENRGIGYRSARSMDNNLFGFKSGKVAPGFGIGALEELDAEDEDVYNSGYDFEEIYVEDIDDEPSRSIMDSKQKLVRKEPGGLAGFRLASNSDYQHERFDPPVVPKDFVPHHKFSQPLDTGYKLGDPGPPEVSPPEDNNLKLLIDGVATLVARCGKLFEDLSREKNQSNPLFRFLVGGNGHDYYARKLWEERQKRGNHTKEILDGKLSPRKQKMTAENRGKILGERPLERSSKESNSSVASKDAIQLQYNLSDTFTKPALDGEMLEVAKPFNDDPAKQERFERFLKEKYQGGLRSTESGGASHMSEAVRARERLDFEAAADAIQKGKWSKESKLSTSQFMDFLSAGAMQFTSGGSAQAKDTQAEKSIKKEVCIKRTEYQWRPSPILCKRFDLIDPFMGKPPPAPRMKSKMETLIFTSDSGKDTKAEETVIVKRDYIPAVQSYARGISKDVVDEESTIDVEVENVERPVDLYKAIFSDDEDDDEDASIPKGVGKPEKKVEAANTTLNRLIAGDFLESLGKELGLEVPPELTSSTNKARTLPPKGAGSGHSSILPVDNKPPSTRDISHRPESSQDAPRDNTEPLNGNLTGNSARSNSKNAEKDASGNQFDKIIFQKAPQEDRKEKTPSRRHQNVSNSSPSEDERSRKRSRRHRHRYSDSDSDSSSDHWDRHRSRSKGKKKGSSREKSSSSRKHSKHHKRRSRDSPEKERSESRRDKHRRRD